A section of the Streptomyces sp. CG1 genome encodes:
- a CDS encoding DeoR/GlpR family DNA-binding transcription regulator codes for MSNADRHGMIAQAVRESGRITVPELADLTGASEMTIRRDLDVLAAQGVLERVRGGARTLLLRGEEPPFALRAHEAVDAKRRIATEVSSLIADGETILLDSGTTCLEIAHLLRRRRVTVMPLSLQAIHVLGEGPGPATLLVPGGQPRAAEGALTGPLTLASLAALRFDTAVIGCCGLSAAEGMTAYDLDDAAVKKAGIASTRRIIVAADGSKLGHTAYAYVGPSTLLHTLVTDTTAPADEVTALEGAGTVVKAV; via the coding sequence ATGAGCAACGCAGACCGGCACGGGATGATCGCGCAGGCCGTCAGAGAGTCGGGAAGGATCACGGTCCCGGAACTCGCCGACCTGACCGGCGCCTCCGAGATGACCATCCGGCGCGACCTCGACGTGCTGGCCGCACAAGGCGTCCTTGAGCGAGTCCGTGGCGGCGCGCGCACCCTGCTGCTCCGGGGCGAGGAGCCGCCCTTTGCGCTGCGTGCTCACGAGGCCGTCGATGCCAAGCGCCGCATCGCGACCGAGGTGTCCTCGCTCATCGCCGACGGCGAGACCATCCTCCTCGACAGTGGCACCACCTGCCTGGAAATCGCCCACCTGCTGCGCCGGCGGCGGGTCACTGTGATGCCCCTGTCATTGCAGGCCATCCATGTACTCGGCGAGGGTCCGGGCCCGGCAACGCTGCTGGTGCCCGGCGGGCAGCCTCGGGCCGCCGAGGGAGCCCTCACCGGCCCCCTCACCCTCGCCTCCCTGGCGGCACTGCGCTTCGACACTGCCGTCATCGGCTGCTGTGGTCTGAGTGCAGCCGAGGGCATGACCGCCTACGACCTCGATGACGCAGCCGTGAAGAAGGCCGGCATCGCCTCCACGCGCCGCATCATCGTCGCAGCCGACGGCAGCAAGCTCGGCCACACCGCCTACGCGTACGTCGGCCCCTCCACGCTCCTGCACACCCTCGTCACCGACACCACAGCACCCGCCGACGAGGTAACCGCGCTCGAAGGCGCCGGCACCGTCGTCAAGGCTGTCTGA